The genomic stretch TGGCAATACGGAGTATATCGCATATTCAGACCACCGATCGCAGTGCGAAAAGGTATATCGCGACCTGAAGCAGTTACGTTATTCGCTCCACGACTTGCGGACATGAAGAAGGCCAGCTCCGGAGCTCTGCTCGCCGCCGTGGCGTTCACGGCGTTggccgcgacggcggtggcgacgaaCTACACGGTGGGCGGCTCCGACCTGTGGGACACCTACATCGACTACGACAAGTGGACCGCCGGCAAGACGTTCGTGGTCGGCGACACATTAGGTGCGTGCCTGCTGCTAGCTACTTCTATTCTCCATCCATGCCAATCAATCGACCAACAGATCACCAGCTCGGTGAAGAATCAATGAACAATTGCATCCCATAGCTTGCTAACAAGATTGCACGCGTGCGTGCGTTAACATATGGCAGAGTTCAAGTACATGCCGTACCACAACGTGCTGGAGGTGACGGAGGAGGACTACGCCGCATGCAACCCGGGGAGCCCCATCTCCACCCACTCCGGCGGCGACACCGCCTTCGAGCTCACCGCGGAGGGGACCCGCTACTTCATCTGCGGCATCCCGCGCCACTGCCTCAACGGCACCATGCACGTCAAGATCACCACCGTGCCCTACGGCGCCGCGCAGG from Setaria italica strain Yugu1 chromosome II, Setaria_italica_v2.0, whole genome shotgun sequence encodes the following:
- the LOC101765362 gene encoding stellacyanin-like, translated to MKKASSGALLAAVAFTALAATAVATNYTVGGSDLWDTYIDYDKWTAGKTFVVGDTLEFKYMPYHNVLEVTEEDYAACNPGSPISTHSGGDTAFELTAEGTRYFICGIPRHCLNGTMHVKITTVPYGAAQAPLNAPPADAFAPGPAAGNSAVGAPSGAPRYQQPAAAVAGLAIAALVALVA